From the Caballeronia sp. NK8 genome, one window contains:
- a CDS encoding carbohydrate kinase, with product MASEQTTFPQFVSAGDILTDMIRTDVSSWLSRPGGAGWNVARAVARLGLPTACAGSLGTDNFSDDLWDASVASGLDMRFMQRVERPPLLAIVHKTQPPTYYFMGENGADLAFDPSRLPQGWMERVKWAHFGCISLVRQPLGATLAALARQLRDHGVKISFDPNYRNLMEHGYEPILRNMASLADLIKVSDEDLHMLFKGMPEADALAKIRSINPQATVLVTRGSGQATLYAGDQQYSARPPSVEVADTVGAGDASIGGLLYSLMARHGEWPDHLKFALAAGAAACRHSGAHSPSLDEVQALLA from the coding sequence ATGGCAAGCGAGCAAACCACCTTCCCGCAATTCGTCTCCGCCGGCGACATTCTCACCGACATGATCCGCACGGACGTGTCGAGCTGGCTTTCGCGTCCGGGCGGCGCGGGCTGGAACGTCGCGCGCGCGGTGGCGCGGCTCGGCCTGCCGACGGCCTGCGCCGGCTCGCTCGGCACCGACAATTTCTCCGACGATCTGTGGGACGCGAGCGTCGCATCGGGGCTCGACATGCGCTTCATGCAGCGCGTCGAGCGCCCGCCGCTGCTCGCGATCGTCCACAAGACGCAGCCGCCGACCTACTACTTCATGGGCGAAAACGGCGCGGATCTGGCGTTCGATCCGTCGCGGCTGCCGCAAGGCTGGATGGAGCGCGTGAAGTGGGCGCATTTCGGCTGCATCAGCCTCGTGCGTCAGCCGCTCGGCGCGACGCTTGCCGCGCTCGCCCGGCAATTGCGCGATCACGGCGTGAAGATCAGCTTCGATCCGAACTATCGCAATCTGATGGAGCACGGCTACGAGCCGATCCTGCGCAACATGGCGAGCCTCGCCGATCTCATCAAGGTGTCGGATGAGGACCTGCACATGCTCTTCAAGGGCATGCCCGAGGCGGACGCGCTCGCGAAAATCCGCTCGATCAATCCACAAGCCACCGTGCTCGTCACGCGCGGCTCGGGCCAGGCGACGCTCTACGCCGGCGACCAGCAATACAGCGCGCGCCCGCCGAGCGTCGAAGTGGCGGATACGGTCGGCGCGGGCGATGCGTCCATCGGCGGATTGCTCTACAGCCTGATGGCGCGTCACGGCGAGTGGCCCGATCATCTGAAGTTCGCG